From the Betaproteobacteria bacterium genome, one window contains:
- the recO gene encoding DNA repair protein RecO yields MEPARPSHARAREAQVAAGYVLHSYPFRETSLIVEFFTRSHGRVGLMAKGARRPKSSLRGTLMAFQPMRLTWSGKAELKTLHGVDWEAGHLQLQGLQLMCGFYVNELLLKLVPREDPHEGLYAAYEQAIHALRDGAAPARLLRRFERELLREMGYELLLERDVDGQPVQPGAEYVYQIERGPVPLSHNGAAPGLRVRGKTLLDLAMDMREGDEDSLTDQEGRTLMRQAIGHYLNGQELRTRQLLRELQDHD; encoded by the coding sequence ATCGAGCCTGCCCGGCCAAGTCATGCAAGGGCGCGAGAAGCGCAGGTGGCCGCTGGATACGTCCTGCACTCTTACCCTTTTCGGGAAACCAGCTTGATCGTCGAATTTTTCACGCGTAGTCATGGCAGGGTAGGGCTGATGGCGAAGGGGGCACGCAGACCCAAGTCTTCCCTGCGAGGTACCCTTATGGCTTTTCAGCCCATGCGGCTTACGTGGTCTGGCAAGGCGGAATTGAAAACGCTTCACGGCGTGGATTGGGAGGCGGGGCATCTTCAATTACAGGGCCTGCAACTGATGTGTGGTTTCTACGTGAATGAACTCCTTTTGAAGCTTGTGCCGCGCGAAGATCCTCACGAAGGGTTGTATGCCGCCTATGAGCAAGCAATTCACGCCCTTCGGGATGGCGCCGCGCCAGCCCGGTTGCTGCGGCGGTTCGAACGCGAGCTGCTGCGCGAGATGGGGTATGAGTTGTTGCTGGAACGCGATGTGGATGGCCAACCCGTGCAACCCGGCGCGGAATACGTTTATCAGATCGAAAGAGGACCTGTTCCGCTGTCTCATAATGGAGCCGCGCCAGGCCTCAGGGTGCGCGGAAAGACATTATTGGATTTGGCTATGGACATGCGGGAAGGGGATGAAGACAGCCTCACGGACCAAGAGGGCCGTACCCTCATGCGCCAGGCCATAGGACATTATTTGAACGGGCAAGAGTTGCGCACGCGGCAGCTCTTAAGAGAATTGCAGGATCATGATTGA